A stretch of Rickettsia rickettsii DNA encodes these proteins:
- a CDS encoding patatin-like phospholipase family protein — MVDINNNKINLALFEGGGVKGNIHLEKLKIMEQITGKPTCEIFDFTGGTSVGGLISILLNLPNPNNPGKPLFSAAQAQELFEEMAHNIFPVGLTFRKLWSFNGLFSHKFSPEPLVKLLKEHCKDYTLKDLIGDVVVTGYDLNNKQNPLMTFSTIDARQSAENNYYLSDIIQGITAAPGYFPSHNFRNITNTKLHKIIDGGVYANDPTLQTWQLLKENNYHIENALYLSLKEENNDDYQTVCCGGGMLELVKNNMPAKILAATQQADEQTAQSIFGNKLIEIATYIPAEHAEMSNSSNENLQALKEFAKKSIYGSSTFRDIPYNEKFKEAIDKIITNYNANNPNDPIVMNDFYKELFHINTSNNALDKSFEQEEDIANNEDAVNTPIAQALDSQDIEPRKKELLAGIKEFFNPFIEKNPEVKVEIENCLHEIKNLTLAEIENSIVTFKAARLKWQAEQNNLDVFSSCSMEALKEDMTLEGEEHTDDVQGYL; from the coding sequence ATGGTAGATATAAACAATAATAAGATTAACTTAGCACTATTTGAAGGCGGTGGAGTAAAAGGAAATATCCATTTAGAAAAATTAAAAATAATGGAGCAAATAACCGGTAAGCCTACTTGTGAGATATTCGATTTTACTGGAGGGACCAGTGTTGGAGGACTTATTTCTATTTTGCTTAATTTACCGAATCCTAATAATCCCGGAAAACCTTTATTCAGTGCAGCGCAAGCTCAAGAACTGTTTGAAGAAATGGCACACAATATTTTTCCGGTAGGATTAACTTTTAGAAAATTGTGGAGTTTTAATGGATTATTCAGCCATAAATTTTCTCCTGAACCATTAGTAAAATTATTGAAAGAACATTGTAAGGATTATACCCTCAAGGATTTAATCGGTGATGTTGTAGTTACAGGTTATGATCTAAATAATAAACAAAATCCTCTTATGACCTTCTCTACTATAGATGCTAGACAAAGTGCAGAGAATAATTATTACCTTTCAGATATAATACAAGGCATCACTGCAGCACCTGGATATTTCCCCAGCCACAATTTCCGTAATATAACCAATACTAAATTACATAAAATTATTGATGGTGGAGTATATGCTAATGACCCAACCTTACAAACATGGCAATTATTAAAAGAAAATAACTATCACATAGAAAACGCTTTGTATTTATCATTAAAAGAAGAAAATAATGATGATTACCAAACTGTTTGTTGCGGCGGAGGCATGCTAGAACTAGTGAAAAATAATATGCCCGCTAAAATATTAGCAGCAACACAACAAGCTGATGAACAAACCGCTCAAAGCATTTTTGGTAATAAATTAATAGAAATAGCTACTTATATTCCAGCAGAACATGCTGAGATGAGTAATTCTAGTAATGAAAATCTGCAAGCACTAAAAGAATTTGCTAAAAAATCTATATATGGAAGCTCCACCTTTAGAGATATACCTTATAATGAAAAGTTTAAAGAAGCTATTGATAAAATAATAACTAATTATAATGCAAATAACCCTAACGACCCAATTGTTATGAATGATTTTTATAAAGAGTTATTCCATATTAATACTTCTAATAACGCACTTGATAAAAGTTTTGAACAGGAAGAGGATATAGCAAACAACGAGGATGCAGTGAATACACCAATAGCTCAAGCTCTAGATTCTCAAGATATAGAACCTCGGAAAAAAGAATTATTAGCAGGTATCAAGGAGTTTTTTAATCCATTCATCGAAAAAAATCCAGAAGTAAAAGTAGAGATAGAGAATTGTTTACACGAAATAAAAAATTTGACATTAGCAGAAATTGAAAACAGTATTGTTACTTTTAAAGCAGCTAGATTAAAATGGCAAGCAGAGCAGAATAACCTTGATGTATTTAGTAGCTGTAGTATGGAAGCCTTAAAAGAGGATATGACTCTTGAGGGTGAAGAGCATACAGATGATGTACAAGGTTATCTCTAA
- a CDS encoding rhodanese-like domain-containing protein: MSVQNICSTKAYDMLISNDNAFLVDVRTREEWQQVGIPHLDNKNKMLFLSWQLNKDFEDNFLSIINDKIHAIIFFLCRSGYRSFIAANFITNIGYKNCYNISDGFEGNNQDKGWKQNNLPWQF; the protein is encoded by the coding sequence ATGTCGGTTCAAAATATCTGTTCTACAAAAGCTTATGATATGCTAATTTCAAATGATAATGCTTTTCTTGTAGATGTTAGAACTAGAGAAGAGTGGCAGCAAGTGGGGATACCTCATTTAGATAATAAAAATAAGATGCTCTTTCTAAGTTGGCAATTGAATAAAGATTTTGAAGATAATTTTTTATCTATCATTAACGATAAAATTCATGCAATAATATTTTTTCTGTGCCGTTCAGGATATAGGTCATTTATCGCAGCAAATTTTATAACTAATATAGGTTATAAAAATTGTTATAATATTAGTGACGGCTTTGAAGGAAATAATCAAGATAAAGGCTGGAAACAAAATAACTTACCGTGGCAGTTTTAA
- a CDS encoding UDP-N-acetylmuramoyl-L-alanyl-D-glutamate--2,6-diaminopimelate ligase codes for MSHNLKQLFQQHNVKGLSINSKTVKDKDIFFAIKGRNTDGNDFIKDALSKGAVLVITDNKKNIVIDKVIYVKDVQAALYEAIEIFYPKKPKDLIAVTGTNGKSSVVSYIAQTYSLLGKKAASIGTIGVEIFGCVNLINDVPELTTLDYLSFRKIAHNLAENGIEYLVFEASSHGLDQARLREIKVNIACFTSFSQDHLDYHHTKENYLLAKLKLFINHLLPNGIAILNSDIEEIEFVKDYLHNHNVKFITVGTKGDLEITRLNCSLKGQNINFTFNNREYNFNTPIIGSFQASNLLIAVLSIHYIGFAFDDVIDSLVEVKAVKGRMERIDNTNIFVDYAHTPDALEKALTELKNIKLRDSKLSVVFGCGGNRDKAKRSLMGQIAAKRADTIIITDDNPRHEDPKLIRAEIISGIEKADYTEIANREEAIKYGINNLKQDDILLVAGKGHENYQIIGDKKLPFDDAEVVRKCIKVCHPVA; via the coding sequence ATGTCCCATAACCTAAAGCAATTATTTCAACAACATAACGTAAAAGGTTTGTCGATTAATTCTAAAACCGTTAAGGATAAAGATATCTTTTTTGCGATTAAAGGACGGAATACTGATGGAAATGATTTTATTAAGGATGCTTTAAGCAAAGGTGCAGTATTAGTAATTACGGACAATAAAAAAAATATTGTTATAGATAAAGTAATTTACGTAAAAGATGTGCAGGCAGCTTTATATGAAGCCATAGAAATATTCTATCCTAAAAAACCAAAGGATCTAATAGCCGTAACCGGTACTAACGGTAAAAGCTCGGTAGTATCCTATATAGCTCAAACATATTCGTTACTTGGGAAAAAAGCAGCATCTATAGGTACGATAGGGGTAGAAATATTTGGCTGCGTTAATCTTATAAATGATGTACCGGAATTAACAACTTTAGACTATTTAAGCTTTAGAAAAATTGCTCATAATTTAGCTGAAAATGGTATAGAATATTTAGTTTTTGAAGCTTCTAGTCATGGTCTTGATCAAGCAAGACTTAGGGAAATAAAAGTAAATATCGCATGTTTTACTAGCTTTAGTCAGGATCATCTAGATTACCACCATACAAAAGAAAATTATTTATTAGCCAAACTGAAATTATTTATAAATCATTTATTACCGAACGGTATCGCAATATTAAATTCTGATATAGAAGAAATAGAGTTTGTTAAAGATTATCTACATAATCATAATGTTAAATTTATAACCGTTGGGACAAAAGGTGATTTAGAAATAACTAGACTTAACTGTTCTTTAAAAGGACAAAATATTAATTTTACATTTAATAATAGAGAATATAATTTTAATACCCCGATAATTGGTAGCTTTCAGGCTAGTAATTTATTAATTGCTGTTCTTAGCATTCATTATATTGGTTTTGCTTTTGATGATGTTATAGATTCTTTAGTAGAAGTTAAAGCAGTAAAAGGCAGAATGGAGAGAATAGATAACACTAATATCTTCGTTGATTATGCCCACACTCCGGACGCTCTTGAAAAAGCTTTAACGGAACTGAAAAATATTAAATTACGTGATAGTAAGCTAAGCGTAGTTTTTGGCTGCGGCGGTAATCGTGATAAGGCAAAGAGAAGTCTTATGGGGCAAATAGCCGCAAAACGTGCCGATACCATCATAATTACAGATGATAATCCACGCCATGAAGACCCAAAGCTTATTAGAGCTGAAATCATAAGCGGTATAGAGAAAGCAGATTATACAGAAATAGCAAATAGAGAAGAGGCTATTAAATACGGTATAAATAATTTAAAACAAGATGATATCTTATTAGTTGCCGGCAAAGGTCATGAAAATTACCAAATTATAGGCGATAAGAAATTACCTTTTGATGATGCTGAGGTTGTGAGGAAGTGTATAAAAGTTTGTCATCCCGTGGCTTGA
- the dnaA gene encoding chromosomal replication initiator protein DnaA, producing the protein MSTNQIILTDQGDNYVNVWSHVAQDLYNHYGETLYNSWFSKVNFIESSLNTVILCAPTNFVRDWIKSKYSMVILQLFQHYNNTIKSIEIITKELPGTTQTVTELPTKTFADIGSSELNSENIFSTLDVRFTFDNFVVGAPNELAYAAARAVAESSGAVSESNPLFLYGGVGLGKTHLMHAIGWYIKQHNPSRKVIYMSAEKFMYQFVKALRNKEVISFKEKFRSVDVLMIDDIQFICGKDSTQEEFFHTFNTLIDNNRQMVISCDRSPSDLDNIEDRIKSRLGWGLVADVHSTTYELRLGILESKIEQMNVKIPKDVIDFLASKIVSNVRELEGALNKVIAHSNFTLKEITLENTQNILRDLLRSNERIITVEDIQKKVASRYNIKLSDMSSSRRLREVARPRQIAMYLSKALTPKSLADIGKKFGKKDHTTVMHAIKKVEELLENDIELREEINLLMKILQN; encoded by the coding sequence GTGAGTACTAACCAAATAATTTTAACGGATCAAGGTGATAATTATGTAAATGTCTGGAGTCACGTGGCTCAAGATCTTTACAATCATTACGGTGAAACTCTATATAATAGCTGGTTTAGTAAAGTTAATTTTATAGAGTCTTCATTAAATACCGTTATTCTTTGTGCCCCTACTAACTTTGTTAGAGATTGGATAAAATCCAAGTACTCTATGGTCATATTGCAACTATTTCAACATTATAATAATACCATTAAGTCAATTGAAATAATTACTAAAGAGTTACCTGGAACAACCCAAACAGTTACAGAATTACCTACTAAGACTTTTGCCGATATCGGCAGCAGTGAGCTTAATTCGGAAAATATCTTTTCAACCCTTGATGTACGTTTTACTTTCGATAATTTTGTGGTTGGAGCCCCAAATGAGCTAGCTTATGCAGCCGCAAGAGCGGTTGCAGAATCATCAGGTGCGGTTTCTGAGTCTAATCCGCTTTTTCTATATGGCGGCGTAGGGCTTGGTAAAACTCATTTAATGCATGCAATCGGTTGGTACATCAAGCAGCATAATCCAAGCCGCAAAGTGATATATATGTCGGCAGAAAAATTTATGTATCAATTTGTTAAAGCTCTGCGTAACAAAGAAGTAATCTCGTTTAAAGAGAAATTTCGTTCGGTTGACGTGTTAATGATTGATGATATTCAATTTATTTGCGGTAAAGATAGTACGCAGGAAGAATTTTTCCATACTTTTAATACATTGATTGATAATAACCGTCAAATGGTTATTTCTTGTGATAGATCGCCTTCAGATTTAGATAATATTGAAGATCGGATAAAATCTCGTCTTGGATGGGGCTTAGTTGCCGACGTTCATAGTACTACTTATGAGCTACGACTCGGTATTCTAGAATCTAAGATTGAGCAGATGAACGTTAAAATACCAAAAGACGTAATTGATTTTTTAGCATCTAAAATTGTTTCAAACGTTAGAGAACTTGAAGGAGCTTTAAATAAGGTGATCGCTCATTCTAATTTTACTTTAAAAGAAATTACACTCGAAAACACACAAAATATTTTGCGGGATTTACTGCGTTCTAATGAAAGAATAATTACCGTTGAAGATATTCAGAAAAAGGTAGCTAGCCGTTATAATATTAAGTTATCCGATATGTCTTCATCACGGAGATTACGAGAAGTTGCAAGACCGCGTCAAATAGCCATGTATCTTAGTAAAGCATTAACGCCGAAAAGTCTTGCAGATATCGGTAAAAAATTCGGTAAAAAAGACCACACGACGGTTATGCATGCTATTAAGAAAGTAGAAGAATTACTGGAAAACGATATAGAATTACGCGAAGAGATTAATTTGCTAATGAAAATATTGCAGAACTAA
- the mfd gene encoding transcription-repair coupling factor, producing the protein MLQQKFPAAAKSFFAIDNFTKNLKQDFILSASNEEEALQLYKQALFFSSNENIYYFPSYNTIPYDHTSPNANILSRRAETLIKLTTNNSNSNKLLITHTANLLNKLPPKDFFSKYFLKLSPKMKFTTDELAMFLVENCFTRNASSIDAGEFAVRGEIIDIILSGPKAYRIHFSWGYIESIKEFDIDTQISTKSCRELIISPANEIVLNSETIGNFKNNYLRNFGVNHTDNALYKAVISGRKFTGYEQLLPLFYDSCSNLIDYLNDPIFIFDNLSKQAILEFEHSYNDFYSARSEANKLKFNSFYPTLSPTSLYFTASEITELLEQNNNILLTFENSEQASLIENIAATSFIEKKTVFDKLFEVIKANSHKKIIIGSSVLSSFERIKSIIQNYEYKYNEINKLDEAKASIINVAIIPLNQSFYTKEYLFITASELLEEKPSSTNTNKKLKNILLELDNLAEGEFVVHKDHGIGQFLKLEALEIKGKPHDFLKILYAGNDKLYIPVESIEVIKKYGNDNAVLDKLGSVAWQRSKAKLKKRIKEIALHLIQIAAKRKLNSSASVEFDLEEYDKFCANFPFSETEDQLIAINDIKEDLRNGMLMDRLICGDVGFGKTEVAMRAVFMVAKSLNEHLPQVAVVVPTTILCSQHFSRFIERFKGFGLNIKQLSSVISSKEAKIIRSELESGKINIIIGTHSLLHKNIKFFNLKLLIIDEEQHFGVGQKEFLKSLKSSSHVLAMSATPIPRTLQMSMTGLKELSIIATPPLNRLEVHTSVMPFDPVIIRDALLREHFRGGRSFYVVPRIKDIEDIAKQLKQIVPELSYKIAYGKMTPSKIDEVMSEFYAGKFDILVSTTIIESGIDIAEANTMIIHNADMLGLSQLYQLRGRIGRGKMRGYVYLTVASHKKMTSHSLRCLEIIQNSCALGSGFTIASRDMDLRGFGNLIGEEQSGQIKEVGTELYQEMLEEQIAIFKDEPIVSEQPFIPTINLGLSVFIPDNYVADAALKLGLYRRIGNLSNEIEVETFKDEMIDRFGLLPIEFNNLLDIVKIKLLCFKLNIENLDSGDNGFVIKFYKNADMTDKILKFVSTYSNQAKIKPDNKLVYIKQLVDKNIIVEANQLLWNLSEM; encoded by the coding sequence ATGTTACAACAAAAATTTCCGGCGGCTGCCAAATCTTTCTTTGCAATTGATAATTTTACTAAGAATCTTAAGCAAGATTTCATCTTGAGTGCGAGTAATGAAGAGGAGGCGTTGCAATTATACAAGCAAGCTTTATTTTTTTCTTCTAATGAAAATATTTATTACTTTCCAAGCTATAATACCATCCCTTATGACCATACGTCACCAAATGCAAATATCTTATCTAGACGTGCAGAAACATTAATCAAGCTAACAACAAATAATAGTAATAGCAACAAATTACTCATCACTCATACAGCGAACTTATTAAACAAATTACCGCCGAAAGATTTTTTTTCTAAATATTTTTTGAAATTATCCCCTAAAATGAAATTTACTACGGATGAGCTTGCTATGTTTCTAGTAGAAAATTGTTTTACAAGAAATGCGAGTAGCATCGATGCTGGGGAATTTGCGGTTAGAGGCGAAATCATTGATATAATATTGTCCGGTCCTAAAGCTTATAGAATTCATTTTAGTTGGGGTTATATTGAATCAATCAAAGAATTTGATATTGATACGCAAATTTCGACTAAATCCTGCAGGGAGCTTATTATTAGTCCTGCAAATGAGATAGTTTTAAATAGTGAAACTATAGGTAATTTTAAGAATAATTACTTACGAAATTTTGGAGTTAATCATACTGATAATGCTTTATATAAGGCGGTAATATCTGGAAGAAAATTCACAGGATATGAACAATTACTCCCATTATTTTACGATTCCTGCTCTAACTTAATAGATTATTTAAACGATCCTATTTTCATATTCGATAATTTGTCAAAACAAGCCATTTTAGAATTTGAACATAGTTATAACGATTTTTATTCGGCAAGGTCAGAGGCAAATAAACTTAAATTTAATAGTTTTTATCCCACCCTTTCACCGACTAGCTTATATTTTACCGCTTCTGAAATAACGGAATTACTAGAACAAAACAATAATATACTACTTACTTTTGAAAACTCAGAGCAAGCTAGCTTAATTGAAAATATCGCTGCTACAAGTTTTATAGAAAAGAAAACGGTTTTCGATAAATTATTTGAGGTTATTAAAGCAAATTCTCATAAGAAAATTATTATAGGCTCAAGCGTTTTAAGTAGTTTTGAGCGAATCAAAAGCATAATTCAAAATTATGAATATAAATATAATGAGATAAATAAATTAGATGAGGCTAAGGCTTCAATAATAAATGTCGCGATAATTCCTTTAAATCAAAGCTTTTATACGAAAGAATATTTATTTATTACCGCTAGCGAATTATTAGAAGAAAAACCTAGCTCTACAAACACTAACAAAAAACTTAAAAATATCTTGCTGGAGCTTGATAATTTAGCTGAAGGCGAATTTGTTGTTCACAAAGATCATGGAATAGGGCAGTTTTTAAAGCTAGAAGCTTTAGAAATCAAAGGCAAACCACATGATTTTTTAAAGATTTTATATGCCGGCAATGATAAATTATATATACCAGTTGAAAGTATAGAGGTAATAAAAAAATACGGCAATGATAATGCGGTGCTTGATAAGCTTGGTAGCGTTGCATGGCAAAGAAGTAAGGCAAAGCTTAAAAAGCGTATAAAAGAGATAGCACTGCATTTAATACAAATAGCAGCTAAAAGGAAACTTAATAGTAGTGCTTCCGTTGAATTTGACCTTGAAGAATATGATAAATTTTGTGCTAATTTTCCTTTCAGCGAAACGGAAGACCAATTAATCGCTATAAACGATATTAAAGAAGATCTAAGAAACGGTATGTTAATGGATAGGTTAATATGCGGTGATGTCGGGTTTGGTAAAACAGAGGTAGCAATGCGTGCCGTCTTTATGGTAGCAAAATCTCTAAATGAACATTTACCTCAAGTAGCAGTAGTTGTACCGACAACTATTTTATGTAGTCAACATTTTTCAAGGTTCATAGAAAGGTTCAAAGGTTTTGGTTTAAATATCAAGCAATTATCTAGCGTTATTAGTTCTAAAGAAGCAAAAATTATAAGATCGGAGCTTGAAAGCGGTAAAATAAATATAATAATAGGCACTCATTCTTTATTACATAAAAATATAAAATTCTTTAATTTGAAATTGTTAATAATCGATGAAGAACAACATTTCGGTGTCGGTCAAAAAGAATTTCTTAAATCGCTAAAATCCTCTTCCCATGTACTTGCAATGTCGGCAACACCGATTCCTCGAACGCTGCAAATGTCAATGACCGGTTTAAAAGAACTTAGCATTATTGCAACGCCGCCTCTAAACAGGCTGGAAGTTCATACCTCGGTTATGCCGTTTGATCCCGTTATTATCAGAGATGCATTATTACGCGAACATTTTAGAGGCGGAAGAAGTTTTTATGTAGTTCCAAGAATTAAAGATATAGAGGATATCGCAAAACAATTAAAACAAATCGTGCCGGAATTAAGCTATAAAATAGCTTACGGAAAAATGACTCCGAGTAAAATTGATGAGGTTATGAGCGAGTTTTATGCCGGCAAATTCGATATACTAGTCTCAACTACTATTATAGAATCAGGAATTGATATAGCCGAGGCAAATACCATGATCATACATAATGCTGATATGCTGGGTCTTAGTCAGCTATATCAATTGCGTGGTCGAATAGGTCGAGGTAAAATGCGGGGTTATGTCTATCTAACGGTAGCAAGTCATAAAAAGATGACATCGCACTCCTTAAGATGCTTAGAGATAATACAAAATAGTTGTGCTTTGGGCTCAGGTTTTACTATTGCAAGCCGTGATATGGATTTACGAGGTTTCGGTAATTTGATAGGTGAAGAACAATCAGGACAAATTAAAGAAGTAGGTACAGAACTATATCAAGAAATGCTGGAAGAACAAATAGCTATTTTTAAAGATGAACCGATTGTTTCAGAACAACCCTTTATCCCGACTATTAATTTGGGATTATCCGTCTTTATTCCAGATAATTATGTAGCAGATGCAGCTCTTAAACTTGGACTATATAGAAGAATAGGTAATTTAAGTAATGAGATAGAAGTAGAGACATTTAAAGATGAGATGATTGATAGATTCGGTTTACTACCGATTGAATTTAATAATTTACTTGATATTGTAAAAATAAAACTATTATGCTTTAAGTTAAATATTGAAAATCTAGATTCAGGAGATAACGGATTTGTGATTAAATTTTATAAAAATGCCGATATGACTGATAAAATTTTAAAATTCGTTAGTACTTACTCTAATCAGGCAAAAATCAAACCAGATAATAAATTAGTATATATCAAGCAATTAGTAGATAAAAATATAATTGTTGAGGCAAATCAACTACTTTGGAATTTATCGGAGATGTAG
- a CDS encoding succinate dehydrogenase assembly factor 2 encodes MNKLNKNSLQKKLVYRSKNRGCREMDYILGSFAEKYLSLMDEKKLGSYSLILDQNDNDLYNWINNKSSAPSYLDAEIIDKLHKIAKI; translated from the coding sequence ATGAATAAATTAAATAAAAACTCTTTACAAAAGAAACTTGTTTACCGTAGTAAAAATCGCGGTTGCAGAGAAATGGATTATATACTCGGTAGCTTTGCCGAAAAGTACCTCTCCTTAATGGATGAAAAAAAACTTGGAAGCTATTCTTTAATACTTGATCAAAATGATAATGATCTTTATAATTGGATTAATAATAAATCTTCTGCTCCTTCTTATCTAGATGCCGAAATAATTGATAAATTACACAAAATAGCAAAAATATAA
- a CDS encoding HEPN domain-containing protein: protein MAKEDYEYWCGRGKSFFIDCKYPLERGDFSKSAFELHQATRKYLQ, encoded by the coding sequence ATGGCTAAAGAAGATTATGAATACTGGTGTGGTAGAGGCAAGAGTTTTTTTATTGATTGTAAATACCCATTAGAAAGAGGTGATTTTAGTAAAAGTGCTTTTGAGCTGCATCAAGCCACTAGAAAGTATTTACAGTAA
- a CDS encoding UDP-N-acetylmuramoyl-tripeptide--D-alanyl-D-alanine ligase, with protein sequence MIWNSKTLSAVLGITISNSINCNEVQFNSKDVKKGNLFIALQGNRDGHDYVLDAIDKGAAAVIISKRVEINDKDKIILVDDCFEALQKMALYKRENSKAKFIAITGSVGKTSTKEALKVLLQHDFLVFASRGNFNNKLGMLINLASMADDTEYAIFELGMNHQGEIRELVQILKPNIAMITNISEAHLEFFNSLEEIAEAKCEIFANFSKNDIAVINADTNCYNKILSILKNLSITDIHSFGRSAKTSAELMLYENLGEQVYLKYKINNKVLDVTIPFIPRHFTENYTGVLLIIDILGKDIEIAANHLANISPTKGRGEIINIQNCRVICDYYNASPQSMKAALEYLKQVPAENKTAIIGDMLELGENSKRLHEKLVQYILDAACSKVYLVGVNTKYIDDLLPSKIAKKYFKNVDELITHITDLFEGNELILIKGSRGVKLDKIVDYYK encoded by the coding sequence ATGATCTGGAATTCTAAAACTTTAAGTGCTGTTCTCGGTATAACAATCTCTAATTCTATAAATTGTAATGAAGTGCAATTTAATTCCAAAGATGTTAAAAAAGGTAATTTATTTATAGCACTTCAAGGTAATAGAGATGGTCACGATTATGTTCTAGATGCAATAGATAAAGGAGCAGCAGCCGTAATTATTAGTAAGCGAGTAGAGATCAATGATAAAGATAAAATTATCTTAGTAGATGATTGTTTTGAAGCTCTACAAAAAATGGCTTTATATAAACGAGAGAATTCAAAAGCTAAATTTATAGCTATAACAGGCAGCGTTGGTAAAACTTCTACAAAAGAAGCACTGAAAGTATTATTACAACATGATTTTCTAGTTTTTGCTAGCCGAGGTAACTTCAATAACAAACTCGGTATGCTTATTAATCTTGCTTCAATGGCTGATGATACGGAATATGCTATTTTTGAGCTTGGCATGAACCATCAAGGTGAAATAAGAGAGCTGGTTCAAATATTAAAGCCGAATATTGCCATGATTACTAATATTTCAGAGGCTCATTTAGAATTTTTTAACTCGCTTGAAGAGATAGCTGAAGCTAAATGTGAGATTTTTGCAAATTTTAGCAAAAATGATATTGCCGTTATTAATGCCGATACTAATTGCTATAACAAAATATTATCGATATTAAAAAACCTTTCTATCACCGATATACATAGCTTCGGTAGATCAGCTAAAACTTCAGCAGAATTAATGTTATATGAGAACCTAGGAGAGCAAGTCTACTTAAAGTATAAGATAAATAATAAAGTCTTAGATGTAACGATACCGTTTATTCCTCGGCATTTTACCGAAAATTATACCGGTGTACTTTTAATTATCGATATATTAGGTAAAGATATAGAGATAGCTGCAAATCACTTAGCAAATATTTCTCCTACTAAAGGAAGAGGGGAAATTATCAATATACAAAATTGTCGTGTAATTTGTGATTACTATAACGCAAGTCCGCAGTCAATGAAAGCTGCATTAGAATATTTAAAACAAGTACCTGCCGAGAATAAAACTGCTATAATAGGCGATATGCTAGAGCTAGGGGAAAATTCTAAACGATTACATGAGAAACTAGTGCAGTACATATTAGATGCTGCTTGTTCTAAGGTCTATTTAGTAGGAGTAAATACTAAATATATTGATGATTTACTACCTTCCAAAATAGCTAAAAAATACTTTAAAAATGTTGATGAATTAATTACGCATATTACGGATTTATTTGAAGGTAATGAGCTGATTCTAATAAAAGGGTCAAGAGGCGTAAAACTTGATAAGATTGTTGATTATTATAAATAA
- a CDS encoding DUF6314 family protein — translation MSIQATGSHLCGKDQYNTTYVFLNPDSFTLSYQVLGPQKDHNINTVFNRI, via the coding sequence TTGAGTATACAAGCTACAGGCAGTCATCTATGTGGTAAAGATCAATATAATACTACCTATGTATTTTTAAATCCTGATTCATTTACTCTTAGCTACCAAGTTCTAGGACCTCAAAAAGACCATAATATTAATACTGTTTTTAATCGTATATAG